A genomic region of Tamandua tetradactyla isolate mTamTet1 chromosome 2, mTamTet1.pri, whole genome shotgun sequence contains the following coding sequences:
- the LOC143659372 gene encoding olfactory receptor 13C7-like, with translation MEKINQSSVTEFVLLGLSVYPELEAIYFVLVLCMYLVILLGNGVIIIVSVYDSHLHTPMYFFLSNLSFLDICYTSSSIPLFLSSFLTSKKTISFSGCGVQMFLSFAMGATECVLLSMMAFDRYVAICNPLRYPVIMSKASYVPMAAGSWIAGGVDSVVQTSLAMQLPFCGDNVINHFTCEILAVLKLACADISVNVIIMRFTTVIFLVVPVLFIFVSYVFILSTILRIPSAGGRQKAFSTCSVHLTVVVIFYGTIFFMYANPKAKDSSGSDKEEFTDKIISLFYGVVTPMVNPLIYSLRNKDVKAAVKNMLFWKYSSEGL, from the coding sequence ATGGAAAAGATCAATCAATCTTCTGTGACAGAGTTTGTCCTGCTGGGGCTGTCTGTCTACCCAGAGCTTGAGGCCATTTACTTTGTGCTGGTCCTATGCATGTACCTTGTGATCCTGCTGGGAAATGGAGTCATCATCATTGTAAGTGTCTACGACTCCCACCTGCAcactcccatgtacttcttcctcagtaACTTGTCATTCTTGGACATTTGCTACACCAGTTCATCTATCCCACTATTTCTCAGCAGCTTCCTAACTTCAAAGAAAACCATTTCCTTCTCTGGGTGTGGAGTGCAAATGTTTCTCTCCTTTGCTATGGGGGCCACGGAGTGTGTGCTTCTAAGCATGATGGCATTCGACCGCTATGTAGCCATTTGTAACCCGCTGAGATACCCCGTCATCATGAGCAAGGCTTCCTATGTGCCCATGGCTGCTGGGTCCTGGATTGCTGGGGGTGTCGACTCTGTGGTTCAAACCTCCCTTGCAATGCAACTTCCTTTTTGTGGGGATAATGTCATTAATCATTTTACTTGTGAAATCTTGGCAGTCTTAAAATTGGCCTGTGCTGATATCTCTGTAAATGTTATTATTATGAGATTTACTACTGTTATTTTTCTTGTGGTCCCGgtacttttcatttttgtttcctatGTTTTCATTCTCTCTACCATACTGAGGATTCCTTCTGCCGGGGGACGGCAGAAAGCCTTCTCCACATGCTCAGTGCACCTGACAGTGGTAGTTATATTCTACGGGACCATCTTCTTTATGTATGCAAATCCCAAGGCTAAAGATTCTTCTGGTTCAGACAAGGAAGAATTCACTGATaaaatcatttctctcttttatggAGTGGTGACACCCATGGTCAATCCCCTCATCTATAGTTTGAGGAACAAAGATGTTAAAGCAGCTGTGAAGAATATGCTATTTTGGAAATACTCTTCGGAGGGACTAtga